In a genomic window of Gopherus evgoodei ecotype Sinaloan lineage chromosome 14, rGopEvg1_v1.p, whole genome shotgun sequence:
- the CD40 gene encoding tumor necrosis factor receptor superfamily member 5 isoform X1 produces MLPGCLLCLLGGCLLRHWASGSDFNCTAKQYQHDDRCCNRCEPGLKLLSDCTASQNSVCEPCEERHFQSGWTREKHCTPHKSCDHNAGLETRSRGDAKHNAECQCQQGMYCSSPDCQTCLNITACRPGEGVARKADNLSDTTCEPCKHGTFSSISSASEPCRPWTSCESLGLVLKVPGTNRLDVACEPGRSRSPVLISVMAIIAASLVGLILFCLYQKGLQKHPEKQGPERLDPAEIVVLAPPQQPAAVGCEEHDERQDFPVQETLLGRQPVAQEDGKESRISEQERL; encoded by the exons ATGCTGCCCGGCTGCCTGTTGTGTCTGCTCGGGGGCTGCCTGCTCAGG CACTGGGCGTCTGGCAGCGACTTTAACTGCACCGCAAAGCAATATCAACACGATGACAGGTGCTGCAATCGCTGTGAGCCAG GACTCAAGCTGCTGTCTGACTGCACTGCCTCGCAGAACAGTGTGTGCGAGCCATGCGAGGAGAGACACTTCCAGTCCGGCTGGACCAGGGAGAAACACTGCACCCCCCACAAATCCTGCGATCACA ACGCTGGCCTTGAGACGAGGAGCCGCGGGGATGCCAAGCACAATGCCGAGTGCCAGTGCCAGCAGGGCATGTACTGCTCCAGCCCCGACTGCCAGACCTGTTTGAATATCACGGCCTGCAGGCCAGGTGAAGGAGTTGCTCGGAAAG CCGACAACCTTTCGGACACAACCTGCGAGCCGTGTAAACATGGCACTTTCTCCAGCATCTCCTCTGCCTCTGAGCCATGCCGCCCCTGGACAAG ctgCGAGTCACTGGGGCTGGTGCTGAAGGTGCCTGGGACAAACCGCTTGGATGTGGCTTGTG AGCCTGGCCGCAGCCGCTCCCCAGTGCTGATCTCCGTTATGGCCATTATTGCAGCCTCTCTTGTGGGGCTCATTCTCTTCTGCCTGTATCAAAAAG GTCTCCAGAAGCACCCAGAGAAGCAG GGCCCGGAGCGGCTGGATCCCGCGGAGATTGTGGTGCTGGCGCCGCCCCAGCAGCCAGCCGCGGTGGGGTGCGAGGAGCATGACGAGCGCCAAGACTTCCCCGTCCAGGAGACCCTGCTGGGGCGCCAGCCCGTGGCACAGGAGGATGGCAAGGAGAGCCGCATCTCGGAGCAGGAGAGGCTGTGA
- the CD40 gene encoding tumor necrosis factor receptor superfamily member 5 isoform X2 — MLPGCLLCLLGGCLLRHWASGSDFNCTAKQYQHDDRCCNRCEPGLKLLSDCTASQNSVCEPCEERHFQSGWTREKHCTPHKSCDHNAGLETRSRGDAKHNAECQCQQGMYCSSPDCQTCLNITACRPGEGVARKADNLSDTTCEPCKHGTFSSISSASEPCRPWTSKTPGAGPDPRHCSALPAHSSRPFSQQQLSSLCDMLPRCPHAGCFAALLAPGMNPALPLSAAASHWGWC; from the exons ATGCTGCCCGGCTGCCTGTTGTGTCTGCTCGGGGGCTGCCTGCTCAGG CACTGGGCGTCTGGCAGCGACTTTAACTGCACCGCAAAGCAATATCAACACGATGACAGGTGCTGCAATCGCTGTGAGCCAG GACTCAAGCTGCTGTCTGACTGCACTGCCTCGCAGAACAGTGTGTGCGAGCCATGCGAGGAGAGACACTTCCAGTCCGGCTGGACCAGGGAGAAACACTGCACCCCCCACAAATCCTGCGATCACA ACGCTGGCCTTGAGACGAGGAGCCGCGGGGATGCCAAGCACAATGCCGAGTGCCAGTGCCAGCAGGGCATGTACTGCTCCAGCCCCGACTGCCAGACCTGTTTGAATATCACGGCCTGCAGGCCAGGTGAAGGAGTTGCTCGGAAAG CCGACAACCTTTCGGACACAACCTGCGAGCCGTGTAAACATGGCACTTTCTCCAGCATCTCCTCTGCCTCTGAGCCATGCCGCCCCTGGACAAG caaaactcctggagccggccctgacccccgGCACTGCAGCGCACTGCCAGCGCACAGCTCTAGGCctttttcacagcagcagctctCCTCCCTGTGTGACATGCTTCCCCGGTGCCCGCATGCAGGGTGCTTTGCTGCCCTCCTGGCTCCGGGTAtgaacccagctctgcccctctctgcagctgCGAGTCACTGGGGCTGGTGCTGA